In Dunckerocampus dactyliophorus isolate RoL2022-P2 chromosome 14, RoL_Ddac_1.1, whole genome shotgun sequence, one DNA window encodes the following:
- the fignl1 gene encoding fidgetin-like protein 1 isoform X2: MSGAHLDEWQRRSFDISSGNCTPEQTADAYRAHILSIQYAWASSHLSDAAMDSLLRTYSERYAAVLDSDDPRTGLNNYAESALHLARNQKNHSDKWESSLTMESVLELPCVQKMIQAKAGGERSLVATADVSISVGQESSSGSSSLPASSAAARSESTSLRLIWPPQPKVEVNNTASVTVDSSETSEGISDSFYLSSHPSARAQPVCRHPSSGPQSNTGPAGSSYQPCFFPNSNPPKRKHFYNTDAGDDGRGPQAQADPRPGSNFKSAREQLIVNQQKKHSRQAPRGATSTMAAAVKKSLGANRPRGAFSKFVSPMPRQEEDDGGARASSDQEPQILDERLKNFEPKIVELIMSEIMDHGPPVVWEDIAGLEFAKTTIKEIVVWPMLRPDIFTGLRGPPKGILLFGPPGTGKTLIGKCIACQSGATFFSISASSLTSKWVGEGEKMVRALFAIARCHQPAVIFIDEIDSLLSQRTDGEHDSSRRIKTEFLVQLDGAATAAEDRILVVGATNRPQEIDEAARRRLAKRLYIPLPEGSARQQIVTNLMAQEKNRLRAEELESIVSATEGFSGADMTQLCREAALGPIRSIQLDDIATITADQVRPILYADFQDALRIVRPSVSSKDLELYDDWNKTFGCGR, translated from the coding sequence ATGAGTGGCGCACACCTGGATGAATGGCAGAGGAGGTCCTTTGACATTTCGTCTGGCAACTGTACACCTGAACAGACGGCCGATGCCTACCGGGCCCACATCCTCTCCATTCAGTATGCATGGGCAAGTTCCCACCTCTCAGATGCCGCCATGGACAGCCTGCTCAGGACCTATTCAGAGCGCTACGCTGCAGTGCTGGACTCGGATGACCCTCGCACGGGGCTTAACAACTATGCAGAGAGCGCGCTGCATCTGGCCCGTAATCAGAAGAACCACAGTGACAAATGGGAGTCGTCCCTCACCATGGAGAGCGTGCTGGAGTTGCCCTGCGTGCAGAAGATGATTCAAGCAAAGGCAGGGGGAGAAAGGTCCCTAGTGGCCACAGCAGATGTTAGCATATCTGTTGGACAAGAGAGCAGCAGCGGGAGCAGCTCCTTGCCTGCTTCTTCTGCTGCAGCCAGGTCAGAGAGCACCTCCCTCAGACTTATTTGGCCACCTCAGCCTAAAGTTGAGGTTAATAATACAGCCAGTGTTACTGTAGATAGCTCAGAAACCTCTGAAGGGATATCAGATAGTTTCTACTTATCTTCTCATCCAAGTGCCAGAGCTCAGCCTGTGTGTCGTCATCCCTCCTCGGGTCCTCAGAGCAACACGGGCCCTGCAGGCAGCAGCTATCAACCCTGCTTTTTCCCTAACTCCAATCCACCAAAGCGGAAACATTTTTACAACACCGATGCAGGGGATGATGGCCGGGGGCCACAAGCACAGGCAGACCCAAGACCTGGAAGCAACTTCAAATCGGCCCGTGAGCAGCTAATTGTGAATCAGCAGAAGAAACATTCCCGTCAAGCCCCAAGAGGCGCGACTTCCACCATGGCAGCGGCCGTGAAGAAGTCTCTGGGAGCCAACAGGCCTCGAGGGGCTTTTTCAAAATTTGTGTCACCTATGCCGCGGCAGGAAGAGGATGACGGCGGGGCGAGAGCCAGCTCCGATCAGGAACCTCAGATTTTGGATGAACGTCTTAAAAACTTTGAGCCAAAGATAGTGGAGTTGATCATGAGTGAGATTATGGACCACGGGCCTCCTGTGGTTTGGGAGGACATAGCAGGCCTGGAATTCGCGAAGACCACCATAAAGGAGATAGTTGTTTGGCCCATGTTGCGACCGGACATCTTTACAGGCCTCAGGGGTCCACCTAAAGGCATCCTGTTGTTTGGACCCCCGGGGACCGGAAAGACGTTGATCGGCAAATGCATCGCTTGCCAGTCAGGTGCCACCTTCTTCAGCATTAGTGCATCATCGCTCACATCCAAGTGGGTgggtgagggggaaaaaatggtgCGAGCGCTGTTTGCCATCGCCCGCTGTCACCAGCCCGCTGTGATTTTCATTGACGAGATTGACTCGCTGTTGTCCCAGCGCACAGATGGGGAGCATGACTCATCACGCAGGATCAAGACAGAGTTTCTGGTTCAGCTGGATGGCGCCGCCACAGCCGCTGAGGACCGCATCCTGGTGGTGGGGGCCACCAACCGACCCCAAGAGATAGACGAGGCTGCCCGCCGACGCCTAGCAAAGAGGTTGTACATCCCCCTTCCCGAGGGCTCTGCCCGGCAGCAGATAGTCACCAACCTCATGGCTCAAGAGAAGAACAGGCTGAGAGCGGAGGAGCTGGAAAGCATTGTGTCGGCCACAGAGGGCTTCTCTGGGGCAGACATGACTCAGCTGTGTCGCGAGGCGGCGCTAGGGCCCATTCGCAGCATTCAGCTCGATGACATAGCCACCATCACGGCAGATCAGGTTAGGCCAATCCTCTATGCTGACTTCCAAGATGCTCTGAGGATCGTGCGGCCGAGTGTGTCATCAAAGGACTTGGAGCTGTACGACGACTGGAATAAGACGTTTGGATGTGGTCGATGA
- the fignl1 gene encoding fidgetin-like protein 1 isoform X1, whose amino-acid sequence MTGTYVYECFGSNSPGMSGAHLDEWQRRSFDISSGNCTPEQTADAYRAHILSIQYAWASSHLSDAAMDSLLRTYSERYAAVLDSDDPRTGLNNYAESALHLARNQKNHSDKWESSLTMESVLELPCVQKMIQAKAGGERSLVATADVSISVGQESSSGSSSLPASSAAARSESTSLRLIWPPQPKVEVNNTASVTVDSSETSEGISDSFYLSSHPSARAQPVCRHPSSGPQSNTGPAGSSYQPCFFPNSNPPKRKHFYNTDAGDDGRGPQAQADPRPGSNFKSAREQLIVNQQKKHSRQAPRGATSTMAAAVKKSLGANRPRGAFSKFVSPMPRQEEDDGGARASSDQEPQILDERLKNFEPKIVELIMSEIMDHGPPVVWEDIAGLEFAKTTIKEIVVWPMLRPDIFTGLRGPPKGILLFGPPGTGKTLIGKCIACQSGATFFSISASSLTSKWVGEGEKMVRALFAIARCHQPAVIFIDEIDSLLSQRTDGEHDSSRRIKTEFLVQLDGAATAAEDRILVVGATNRPQEIDEAARRRLAKRLYIPLPEGSARQQIVTNLMAQEKNRLRAEELESIVSATEGFSGADMTQLCREAALGPIRSIQLDDIATITADQVRPILYADFQDALRIVRPSVSSKDLELYDDWNKTFGCGR is encoded by the exons ATGACCGGAACATACGTTTACGAGTGCTTTG GCTCGAACAGCCCAGGCATGAGTGGCGCACACCTGGATGAATGGCAGAGGAGGTCCTTTGACATTTCGTCTGGCAACTGTACACCTGAACAGACGGCCGATGCCTACCGGGCCCACATCCTCTCCATTCAGTATGCATGGGCAAGTTCCCACCTCTCAGATGCCGCCATGGACAGCCTGCTCAGGACCTATTCAGAGCGCTACGCTGCAGTGCTGGACTCGGATGACCCTCGCACGGGGCTTAACAACTATGCAGAGAGCGCGCTGCATCTGGCCCGTAATCAGAAGAACCACAGTGACAAATGGGAGTCGTCCCTCACCATGGAGAGCGTGCTGGAGTTGCCCTGCGTGCAGAAGATGATTCAAGCAAAGGCAGGGGGAGAAAGGTCCCTAGTGGCCACAGCAGATGTTAGCATATCTGTTGGACAAGAGAGCAGCAGCGGGAGCAGCTCCTTGCCTGCTTCTTCTGCTGCAGCCAGGTCAGAGAGCACCTCCCTCAGACTTATTTGGCCACCTCAGCCTAAAGTTGAGGTTAATAATACAGCCAGTGTTACTGTAGATAGCTCAGAAACCTCTGAAGGGATATCAGATAGTTTCTACTTATCTTCTCATCCAAGTGCCAGAGCTCAGCCTGTGTGTCGTCATCCCTCCTCGGGTCCTCAGAGCAACACGGGCCCTGCAGGCAGCAGCTATCAACCCTGCTTTTTCCCTAACTCCAATCCACCAAAGCGGAAACATTTTTACAACACCGATGCAGGGGATGATGGCCGGGGGCCACAAGCACAGGCAGACCCAAGACCTGGAAGCAACTTCAAATCGGCCCGTGAGCAGCTAATTGTGAATCAGCAGAAGAAACATTCCCGTCAAGCCCCAAGAGGCGCGACTTCCACCATGGCAGCGGCCGTGAAGAAGTCTCTGGGAGCCAACAGGCCTCGAGGGGCTTTTTCAAAATTTGTGTCACCTATGCCGCGGCAGGAAGAGGATGACGGCGGGGCGAGAGCCAGCTCCGATCAGGAACCTCAGATTTTGGATGAACGTCTTAAAAACTTTGAGCCAAAGATAGTGGAGTTGATCATGAGTGAGATTATGGACCACGGGCCTCCTGTGGTTTGGGAGGACATAGCAGGCCTGGAATTCGCGAAGACCACCATAAAGGAGATAGTTGTTTGGCCCATGTTGCGACCGGACATCTTTACAGGCCTCAGGGGTCCACCTAAAGGCATCCTGTTGTTTGGACCCCCGGGGACCGGAAAGACGTTGATCGGCAAATGCATCGCTTGCCAGTCAGGTGCCACCTTCTTCAGCATTAGTGCATCATCGCTCACATCCAAGTGGGTgggtgagggggaaaaaatggtgCGAGCGCTGTTTGCCATCGCCCGCTGTCACCAGCCCGCTGTGATTTTCATTGACGAGATTGACTCGCTGTTGTCCCAGCGCACAGATGGGGAGCATGACTCATCACGCAGGATCAAGACAGAGTTTCTGGTTCAGCTGGATGGCGCCGCCACAGCCGCTGAGGACCGCATCCTGGTGGTGGGGGCCACCAACCGACCCCAAGAGATAGACGAGGCTGCCCGCCGACGCCTAGCAAAGAGGTTGTACATCCCCCTTCCCGAGGGCTCTGCCCGGCAGCAGATAGTCACCAACCTCATGGCTCAAGAGAAGAACAGGCTGAGAGCGGAGGAGCTGGAAAGCATTGTGTCGGCCACAGAGGGCTTCTCTGGGGCAGACATGACTCAGCTGTGTCGCGAGGCGGCGCTAGGGCCCATTCGCAGCATTCAGCTCGATGACATAGCCACCATCACGGCAGATCAGGTTAGGCCAATCCTCTATGCTGACTTCCAAGATGCTCTGAGGATCGTGCGGCCGAGTGTGTCATCAAAGGACTTGGAGCTGTACGACGACTGGAATAAGACGTTTGGATGTGGTCGATGA